Proteins from one Nicotiana tabacum cultivar K326 chromosome 23, ASM71507v2, whole genome shotgun sequence genomic window:
- the LOC107801092 gene encoding pectinesterase inhibitor 9-like, whose protein sequence is MGNLGLHLLILFFTFQCFLAYTMAKSTSMHSNSDAIKFIRVSCKATLYPVLCVQCLSAYANTVKQSEQQLARAALSVSLSRAKSTTIFVSKLTRVRGLKPREKQAVKDCFDTMSDSVDQINKSIPELGQTGHFAAGQDFMWHVSNVQTWVSAAMTDENTCLDGFSGPGMNGNVKAVLRSRILHLAQVTSNALALVNRFADRHRPSATANTP, encoded by the coding sequence atgggCAACCTTGGTCTTCACTTGCTGATACTATTCTTTACTTTCCAATGTTTTCTTGCTTATACTATGGCTAAATCTACTTCTATGCACTCAAATTCTGATGCCATAAAATTCATTAGAGTTTCATGTAAAGCCACACTTTACCCTGTTTTATGTGTCCAATGTCTCTCTGCTTATGCTAACACTGTCAAACAAAGTGAGCAGCAACTTGCTCGTGCTGCTTTATCAGTTAGCTTAAGTAGAGCAAAATCCACCACCATATTTGTTTCTAAGTTAACCAGAGTTAGAGGTTTAAAGCCAAGAGAAAAACAAGCTGTAAAGGACTGTTTTGATACAATGAGTGATAGTGTTGATCAGATCAATAAATCTATACCAGAACTTGGGCAAACTGGTCATTTTGCTGCTGGACAGGACTTTATGTGGCATGTTAGTAATGTGCAAACTTGGGTTAGTGCTGCAATGACAGATGAGAACACTTGTCTAGATGGTTTTTCAGGACCTGGAATGAATGGAAATGTGAAGGCTGTTTTAAGGTCAAGAATCCTTCATCTTGCACAAGTTACTAGTAATGCACTTGCTTTGGTTAATCGTTTTGCGGATAGACACCGACCTAGTGCTACCGCAAATACCCCTTAA